A part of Biomphalaria glabrata chromosome 3, xgBioGlab47.1, whole genome shotgun sequence genomic DNA contains:
- the LOC106057950 gene encoding uncharacterized protein LOC106057950 isoform X2, with amino-acid sequence MDSSHLIVFSWQLIFVLITGLPSASLEYIPESSLVSIKRCSDYNHEMPGYFACKLDNCNHWITFQNCPDDQVSTGEMNLATRMMFCNSTAGPVYTSTIGLVEKKACQNFIEQGSIFRCQYADDECWFPFEVCDSGENKTKEMLNFNTKMCQFLLDKIITSTSCMNIEGNCERSFNPRTIMLFKLVNTTRPVEGKNPVK; translated from the exons ATGGATTCTTCACATCTGATCGTATTTTCATGGCAactcatttttgttttgataaCAGGGCTGCCTTCAGCTTCTCTAGAGTATATACCCGAGTCTAGCTTAGTATCAATAAAAAGGTGCAGTGATTATAATCACGAAATGCCTGGATACTTTGCTTGTAAACTAGACAATTGTAATCACTGGATTACATTTCAGAACTGCCCTGATGATCAGGTATCTACTGGAGAAATGAATTTAGCCACACGTATGATGTTCTGCAA CTCTACTGCAGGACCTGTGTATACAAGTACAATAGGGCTGGTTGAAAAAAAAGCTTGTCAAAACTTCATTGAACAGGGAAGTATATTTCGATGTCAGTATGCAGATGATGAGTGTTGGTTCCCATTTGAAGTTTGTGATTCTGGTGAAaataaaaccaaagaaatgttaAATTTTAACACCAAAATGTGCCA ATTTCTTTTGGACAAGATAATTACCTCAACCTCCTGTATGAATATAGAGGGTAATTGTGAAAGAAGTTTCAATCCTAGGACCATCATGTTATTTAAACTTGTAAATACTACAAGGCCAGTCGAGGGAAAAAATCCTGTGAAATGA
- the LOC106057950 gene encoding uncharacterized protein LOC106057950 isoform X3: MDSSHLIVFSWQLIFVLITGLPSASLEYIPESSLVSIKRCSDYNHEMPGYFACKLDNCNHWITFQNCPDDQVSTGEMNLATRMMFCNSTAGPVYTSTIGLVEKKACQNFIEQGSIFRCQYADDECWFPFEVCDSGENKTKEMLNFNTKMCQLMVKPTDTPKSLTHPTDPPISFGQDNYLNLLYEYRG, encoded by the exons ATGGATTCTTCACATCTGATCGTATTTTCATGGCAactcatttttgttttgataaCAGGGCTGCCTTCAGCTTCTCTAGAGTATATACCCGAGTCTAGCTTAGTATCAATAAAAAGGTGCAGTGATTATAATCACGAAATGCCTGGATACTTTGCTTGTAAACTAGACAATTGTAATCACTGGATTACATTTCAGAACTGCCCTGATGATCAGGTATCTACTGGAGAAATGAATTTAGCCACACGTATGATGTTCTGCAA CTCTACTGCAGGACCTGTGTATACAAGTACAATAGGGCTGGTTGAAAAAAAAGCTTGTCAAAACTTCATTGAACAGGGAAGTATATTTCGATGTCAGTATGCAGATGATGAGTGTTGGTTCCCATTTGAAGTTTGTGATTCTGGTGAAaataaaaccaaagaaatgttaAATTTTAACACCAAAATGTGCCA ACTAATGGTAAAACCAACAGACACTCCCAAGAGCTTAACTCATCCAACTGATCCACCT ATTTCTTTTGGACAAGATAATTACCTCAACCTCCTGTATGAATATAGAGGGTAA
- the LOC106057950 gene encoding uncharacterized protein LOC106057950 isoform X1, whose translation MDSSHLIVFSWQLIFVLITGLPSASLEYIPESSLVSIKRCSDYNHEMPGYFACKLDNCNHWITFQNCPDDQVSTGEMNLATRMMFCNSTAGPVYTSTIGLVEKKACQNFIEQGSIFRCQYADDECWFPFEVCDSGENKTKEMLNFNTKMCQLMVKPTDTPKSLTHPTDPPVSPLKNSNAAIGHWKYIFIISFIPLIVKDFFWTR comes from the exons ATGGATTCTTCACATCTGATCGTATTTTCATGGCAactcatttttgttttgataaCAGGGCTGCCTTCAGCTTCTCTAGAGTATATACCCGAGTCTAGCTTAGTATCAATAAAAAGGTGCAGTGATTATAATCACGAAATGCCTGGATACTTTGCTTGTAAACTAGACAATTGTAATCACTGGATTACATTTCAGAACTGCCCTGATGATCAGGTATCTACTGGAGAAATGAATTTAGCCACACGTATGATGTTCTGCAA CTCTACTGCAGGACCTGTGTATACAAGTACAATAGGGCTGGTTGAAAAAAAAGCTTGTCAAAACTTCATTGAACAGGGAAGTATATTTCGATGTCAGTATGCAGATGATGAGTGTTGGTTCCCATTTGAAGTTTGTGATTCTGGTGAAaataaaaccaaagaaatgttaAATTTTAACACCAAAATGTGCCA ACTAATGGTAAAACCAACAGACACTCCCAAGAGCTTAACTCATCCAACTGATCCACCTGTAAGTCCACTTAAAAATTCAAATGCAGCAATAGGCCATTGGAAATACATCTTTATAATTAGCTTCATTCCACTAATAGTAAAAG ATTTCTTTTGGACAAGATAA